The following coding sequences lie in one Palaemon carinicauda isolate YSFRI2023 chromosome 7, ASM3689809v2, whole genome shotgun sequence genomic window:
- the LOC137644243 gene encoding uncharacterized protein → MRAIHLEVASNLTSDSFISAFRRFFARRGQVKMQLDYEGLCTLFCEVEATVNSRPLTIVTSDSRDPAPLTPNKLLNMGDSPVGCDIAIGSHSKQRWKQVQHMAEQFLARWKHEYLLGLQQRQKLFKELRNIRVGDIVLMVKENEAHCHWSLATEVQTKEGKDGLVRTVTVRREGKEYDRCGSLF, encoded by the exons atgagggccatacacttggaggtAGCATCAAATCTCACATCAGACTCGttcattagtgccttcaggaggtttttCGCTCGTCGGGGTCAGGTCAAGATG CAACTGGATTATGAAGGGCTATGCACactcttttgtgaagtggaggcaacggttaacagTAGGCCCCTCACCATCGTCACCTCAGACAGTAGAGACCCGGCTCCACTCacaccgaacaagcttttaaacatgggaGATTCACCTGTAGGCTGCGACATTGCAATAGGTAGCCACTCTAAGCAGAGATGGAAGCAGGTTCAGCATATGGCCGAACAGTTCTTGGCCCGTTGGAAACATGAATACCTGCTGGGGCTACAACAACGACAGAAATTGTTCAAAGAGCTGCGAAACATCAGGGTAGGAGACATAGTCCTTATGGTCAAGGAGAATGAAGCTCACTGCCATTGGTCATTGGCTACAGAAGTGCAGACTAAAGAagggaaagatggtttggtgaggacggtgactgttaggagagagggcaaggaatatGACCGCTGTGGAAGCTTGTTTTAA